The following proteins are encoded in a genomic region of Ictalurus punctatus breed USDA103 chromosome 15, Coco_2.0, whole genome shotgun sequence:
- the LOC108275865 gene encoding zinc finger and BTB domain-containing protein 39, whose protein sequence is MRIRLQRSGHAALLLSELNRCRLSRLLCDVVLQVGGRSFPAHRAVLACASSHFSSLLSRAPYGQSGTPPTFSLDFISATNFEKVLTFIYTGEILTDLIDVGVLYELAERLGVRELVRACHATFPDMKSSDGDVETDMTPAITMAASMCSSSVASCSSLSSPAAPTPVAPSPLPLSRGNRVNRAHVPPLSLSHSPKAEDGFQLHLSYNQLASNKQNSLDNHHSQASDILPALNLQLKTEQEEEKVDGNHSSEEHVIINGNKSALPEACSIPDSSAQAGGESCAPSSSSGDPLDSLQLRVVEGGVGLGVGAVKDAILFGEEDDAEKRSLHDGPPEDGEQWRALEGDVIELSDDEENYIEEEEDDEDLMCIENGRSGVLVNQGQLAPSSQPCKTCGMLLQADNSVLRSHAETHLSETGSCRVCGTSFPDRGSSIAHALTHVGILLFSCEICELQFCTEAELIRHRRQSVARCIPQMPEQFNNATQGPGGELHCAACAKSIPKDLKAVREHVQGHVCLRTLRCGVCQSTQPTQCALLWHTLTHLLAIHSCPQCACPFLERPLLDTHLAMHAEQGGAAKEDEGSQESTEGQGEFQCFLCPQTFPSDAAFHYHLSTHPSEPQTWPAKRKADQPLEFSSSSSSPLEPGSMGKLSGLGFNLGTFIPDKMIQAGMPFPAGLLQNGSSSGCPQMGAVLKQKWYRCRYCGKRFAHSGEFTYHLRIHTGEKPYQCKVCLRFFRGRSTMICHLKTHAGALMYRCTVCGLYFSTLKMVSSHMELHKDHLPPDFSIEETFMYNDHSKEPVPNLDT, encoded by the exons ATGCGGATCCGGCTGCAGAGGTCAGGCCATGCGGCCCTGCTTCTATCCGAGCTTAACCGCTGCCGCCTGTCACGACTCCTCTGTGACGTGGTTCTGCAGGTTGGAGGTCGATCCTTCCCTGCCCATCGTGCAGTGCTTGCATGTGCAAGTTCTCATTTCAGCAGCTTGCTATCTAGGGCCCCATATGGCCAGAGTGGCACTCCTCCCACATTCTCTTTGGACTTCATCTCTGCAACCAACTTTGAGAAAGTGTTGACTTTCATTTACACGGGTGAGATCCTCACTGATCTGATAGATGTCGGTGTGCTGTACGAGTTGGCAGAACGACTGGGTGTCAGGGAGTTGGTGCGGGCTTGCCATGCCACCTTCCCAGATATGAAGAGCTCAGATGGAGATGTGGAAACGGACATGACCCCTGCTATCACCATGGCTGCCTCCATGTGCTCTTCATCCGTGGCATCCTGCTCTTCTCTGTCATCTCCTGCTGCTCCCACTCCGGTCGCACCTTCTCCCCTCCCTCTAAGCCGAGGAAACAGGGTAAACCGCGCTCATGTCCCCCCCctctcactctcccactcaccTAAAGCAGAGGATGGCTTTCAGCTACATCTGAGCTATAACCAGCTGGCAAGCAACAAACAGAACTCATTGGATAACCATCACTCTCAGGCTTCTGATATCCTCCCAGCTCTCAATTTGCAGCTTAAAACTGAACAGGAAGAAGAGAAAGTGGATGGGAACCACAGCTCAGAGGAACACGTCATCATTAATGGTAACAAATCAGCACTTCCTGAAGCATGTTCCATTCCTGACTCATCAGCACAGGCTGGAGGGGAATCCTGCgcaccatcatcatcctctgGTGACCCACTGGATAGTCTGCAGCTTAGAGTGGTTGAAGGAGGTGTTGGACTTGGGGTTGGGGCAGTCAAAGATGCCATTTTGTTCGGGGAAGAAGACGATGCAGAAAAAAGGAGCCTCCATGATGGGCCTCCAGAGGATGGAGAGCAATGGAGAGCGCTGGAGGGTGATGTAATAGAACTGAGCGACGATGAAGAAAATTACATtgaagaagaggaagacgaCGAAGACCTGATGTGCATAGAGAATGGCAGAAGTGGTGTCTTGGTGAATCAGGGCCAGTTGGCACCGTCATCACAGCCCTGTAAAACTTGTGGAATGTTGTTACAAGCGGATAATAGTGTCTTACGCTCTCATGCAGAGACGCACCTGTCTGAGACTGGCAGCTGCCGGGTGTGCGGCACTTCTTTCCCAGATCGTGGGTCCAGCATCGCTCATGCCCTCACACACGTTGGCATCCTGTTGTTTTCTTGCGAGATATGTGAGTTGCAGTTCTGCACTGAGGCTGAACTGATCCGGCACAGGCGCCAGTCAGTGGCCCGATGCATCCCTCAAATGCCCGAGCAGTTTAACAATGCCACTCAGGGGCCTGGAGGGGAACTGCACTGTGCTGCGTGCGCTAAATCCATTCCCAAGGATTTAAAG GCGGTCAGGGAGCATGTGCAGGGTCATGTATGTTTGCGGACGTTGCGTTGTGGTGTGTGCCAGTCAACCCAACCCACGCAATGTGCTCTTCTGTGGCACACGCTAACACACCTCCTTGCCATCCACTCCTGCCCACAGTGTGCTTGTCCCTTTCTGGAGCGGCCTCTACTTGACACACACTTAGCCATGCATGCTGAACAAGGTGGAGCAGCCAAAGAGGATGAAGGCAGTCAGGAGAGTACAGAAGGTCAGGGTGAATTTCAGTGCTTCCTTTGCCCACAGACCTTCCCTTCAGATGCAGCTTTCCATTACCACCTGAGCACACATCCAAGTGAGCCCCAAACATGGCCGGCCAAGCGCAAGGCAGACCAGCCACTGgaattttcttcctcttcttcctctccccTGGAGCCAGGGAGCATGGGCAAGCTCAGTGGCCTGGGCTTTAACCTGGGCACATTTATACCAGACAAAATGATTCAAGCTGGTATGCCGTTCCCTGCTGGACTTTTACAGAATGGCAGCTCTTCTGGTTGCCCTCAAATGGGTGCAGTTCTGAAACAGAAGTGGTACCGCTGCAGGTATTGCGGAAAGCGTTTCGCACACTCCGGCGAGTTCACCTACCACCTTCGcatccacacaggagagaagccataccAGTGCAAGGTGTGCCTGC